The genome window ACGGACGGCCAGATATTCGAGGATTCTTTCTTTTACATCGTCCAAACCATAGTGGTCATGGTTGAGGATCTTTTCTCCCTTGGCAATGTCAATGACATCCGGTTTGGGTTCTTCCCAGGGGAGATTGACAATGGTTTCAAGGTAATTTCTGGTGACAATGTATTCGGATGAGGAGGGATCCATAAGAGCGAATTTTTCCAGTTCTCTCTCTACCTGTTCCTTGATTTCACCTTCAAAATTGAGTTTATCCACCATCTCTTTGAACTTGATATATTCGCTGGATTTCGAATCCACCGGTTCGCCCAGTTCTTTTTTAATGGCCTTAATCTCTTCTCTGAGGAAGTATTCCCTCTGGCTTTTCTCTATCTTTTCATTGATCTGTGTGGCAATCTTTTTCTGGATTCGCAGGAGATCCTGCTCCTTTTTAATGAAAACCAGAACCTTTTCCATACGGGCTCTCACATCCAGTTCTTCCAGTATTTGCTGCTGCTGAACCCTGTCGATGTTGAGGATTGAGGTTATAAAGTCGGCAATTTTTCCCGGATTATCTATGTTGACCATGTTCAGGCGCATCTCTTCCGAAAAAAGAGGATTATCTTCTGATATCTGTTTCATTTCGGAGATGACCGAACGGGTCAAAGCCTTCAGTTCATCCTTCTGTTCTGAACCAACGATGTCATCCAGGTAGTCTACTGCCGCAATCAGAGGGGCTTCACTGGTAAAGAATTTTCTGATCCTGAAGCGTTTTACTGTGGAAATGAAAATATTGACTCCACCATCGGGAAGGTTTATTTTTTTGACGATTTTAGCTGCCGTTCCCACCTGATAAATGTCTTTGGGGCCTGTGGCGGATTCATCTTCCTCTTTGAGAAGAATCAAACCTATGACCTTATCATTCTCCATGGCCTGATTTACAATTTCTATATCATCATTGGATGTGATCATAATAGGTGTAAAGATCCCCGGAAATATTGGCTTTCCTAAAAGGGGGACAATAAACAATTTGTCCGGCAAGGCCTGTTCCGCTACGATGATCTCTTTTTCTGACATTTTTTACCTCTATTTTTTCCTGTTAACAGGCTTTTTATTCATTAAAGGGTGACCCTTGCTTGTACTCTCATTGAATTTAAAATTTCAGGCCCTTAAAGGCAAGTCTTTTCTCTCTTTTCCCGGTGGAACCTTTCGCCTATACTGAAAGAGAACCATGAATCGACTGATCAAAGAAAACTATATTCCCTTAAAAGCCTCCGACCTGGGTGAAAACCATAAACTGGTTTTAATTCTCACCCCGGGGCAGGGGTTGATCCGGATTGCCGTCTTTGGAGTTAAGGGTAAAAAATCGGGTTCCCAGAGAGCCTTGATTCAGCCTTTTTCTCTCTGCCGGGGCGATCTGTATTACGATCCTGTCAAGAAGCTCTGGCGCCTGAAAGAGGGAGAATGCCTTGAGAGCCGGGATAGTTTTCATGCTCATCTCAATAAGTACTATGCAGCTCTTTTCTGGTCGGATCTTATCATACAGACCTATGCCGGAGGAGGCAGCCGGGATTTTTTCAATCTTTCGGAGTCTCTGTTCCGGGATCTGGATCAGGAAGCTGAGGCTCTAGTGCCTGGTCTCTTCTTGTCTTCTCTCTGGGATTATCTGGCCCTCGAAGGAATCCAGCCTGAAACAAACCGCTGCTCCCGATGTGGCAGACCGGCTCCTGCGAACAAGGCCGTTTGTTACAGCCCGGAGGGGATGGTTGTTTGTTCCCGTTGCCGTATTGATCGGCTGCCCTTGCTCACGGCTCCTGCCAGGGAATTTTTAGAATCGGTCATCGGGAAACAGGGGCTTCCAGAGGTTGACGCTGATACCCTTGAGAGCCTGACAAGCTATATTATGACCATTCTGAGGACCATTGTCAGGTTGAATATGGGACAGGAGTCTCTTCGAATTATTTTTAAATAAACAGAACATCGTTGAAGAAATGAGCTTTCAGCTTATATAATAGCGCATCCTCAAATAAAAATTAAAAAAATTGGAATGTTCATGATGAAAAAGAACAATAAAAAAAGGATTCGAGACTCTCTGGCTTTTTCTCTCAATATCTATTTCCTGATCTTCCTTTCTGTCATTTTTATATTTCTTGGATATTTCTTACGCACAACAACGAACACTCTCATACAGAAGGAACAGCAGGAAAATCTTATACGAATGTCTCGATCCACCATGGGAACGATGTCCCTGCAGATGGAGAATGCAGGAAGAGTGCTTTTTGCGCATGCAATGAATCCGAATTATGGCGTTAGTCTGCAGAATCGAAATTTTACATATTCAGCCAGTGTCCTTTACAAGCTGAAGTCCCAGAGTCCCTATTTCGAAGATGTTTTTTTAATGGATTCAGAGGGACTTGTTGTCGGATCCACAAACCCGAAACTGAAGGGGAAAGACTATTCGGAGGATTCATTCTTTAAGAATGCCAAGATGTCCGGTCATGAATTTGACATTGATCCAACGATTGTTCGATTCGGAGAAGAGGGCTATCCGGCAGCCATCGTTTCGTCTGCCGTTCTTGTGGACGGGAATATTGAGGGATTTTTGGTCATATCCATGAATATGCAAAAATTCGGGACCGATTTTATTGTGAATAGAAAAGTGGGTGAGACGGGAAACACCTATGTCATAGACAGCCAGGGGATCATCTTTATTCATCCGGACAAAGAACACATCTTCCTGGATTCCAAGAACCTTGATTTCATCAACGCAGTCCTTGAAGCAGGTTCGCAAGAAGTCTATTTACCCTATACATTCGAGGGTGTTTCAAAACAAGGGGCCTTTGCCTGGATGGAAGATCCTAAGTGGCTGGTTGCTACCGTTGTTGATGACAGTGAGGTTTTTAGGATCACCCGGAGTATAACTCTTATTCTGATTATCCTCCTTTTCTCAACAGATCTTATTCTAATCTTTTTTCTCGCTTTTGTGGTCCGTCATAAGATCACAAGCCGTCTCCTCCCAGTGGAAATTCTAATGGGAAAGGCCGCCGAAGGGCAGCTGAATGCTAAGGGACAGTGGAAAGGGAGAGATGAAGTGGCTTCTATAACACGGAGTTACAACAGCCTTGTTGATTCCCTGAGCAGTTTTTTTCATGACCTGAATAATCGTATGAACAATATGGATGAGGGCGGGAATGACCTTGCTTCCAATATGGAAGAGACAGCTGCCGCCGTACAGCAGATCAAGGCCAATATTGACAGTTCTATGAAACAGATTAGGGCCCAGGACGAGAGTGTTCATGAAACAGCCAGTGCAGTTACTCAGGTCGCTTTAAACATTGAATCCCTGGACCGGTCACTCAAAAAACAGGGGGAGAGTATTCTAAGTTCATCCAGTTCGGTGGAAGAGTTGATTGCCCAGATCAATACCATCAGTAATTCTACTTCCGAAGCCAGAGCTTGCATGGATGAATTGGTGGGAGCCACCCGCAATGGGTCTGATAAATTGAATTTGGTCAGCGGTCAGGTCCATGAAATACTGGAGAGATCCCATAGACTCGAAGATGCCAATAAGCTGATCTCCGGTATCGCTGCCAGGACGAATCTTTTGGCCATGAATGCCGCTATTGAGGCTGCCCATGCGGGTAGCGCGGGCCAGGGATTTGCGGTTGTTGCTGACGAGATCAGAAAATTGGCAGAGCAGTCTTCTACCCAATCTAAAGAAGTGAAGGCCTCTATCGGAGAGATTAATGCCAGTATTATGGATGTGGTGAAGGGGTCTCAGGAATCTGGAAAGTCTTTTGACATTATTCAGGAAAGTATAGGCAGGATGAACCGGATAACCGATGAAATCCGATCCTCCATGGATGAACAGGCTCAAGGGGGACAGGAAGTTCTCCAGTCCTTGTCCGAAATGCGGCAGATTGCTTCGGGAGTCATGGAGCAATCTGGAGAAATGTCACAAGGGAATGATCTGATCAGAGGAGCTGTCGGTTCTTTGGGTGAAATCAGTATTCAGGTCATTCATGCCATGGATGAAATCAACAATGGTATCAATGAAATCAACCAGTCCATGGTGAATGTGGCCACTTTGACCGAAAAAAACAGAGAGAATATTGAGTCTGTGAAGGCCGATGCATCAAAGTATAAAATATGAGGGAAGGGGGCTTTGGAATGCTCATTGCAGAATCCTCCTGAAAATTATTTCTTTTCCAGGTATATCCAGGTCATATTTTTTTGTTCTAACAGTCATATCAGAATTTAATCGTTGTAAGATCTTGCCAGTGGAGAATATAATACTTTAAAAGTAAAAAAAACATTTGAAACTGGAATGATTTTTATGAAAAGAAACAACAAAACAATCCGCGACTCTCTGGCTTTCTCTCTTAATATCTATTTTTTAATATTTCTTACTGTCATTTTTCTTGTTCTTGGATTTTTTTTAAGAACTGTGGCAAACTCAATTATTCTAAAAGAACAGCAAACCAATTTGATGAGCAACTCTCTGTCCATCAAGAATTCTTTATCATCAGATATGGATAATGCAGGAAAATTACTTTACGCCCATTCTATCAATCCAAACTATGGGCAGAGCCTGATTGATAGAGAATATTTTCATTTAGACAGTGATCTCAATAAACTAAAATCTCAATGTCCTTACTTTGAAGATATCTATCTGATGGATTCAAAGGGAATTGTTGTCGCTTCGACAAATCCAAAATTGAAAGGGAATGATTATTCAAATACATCCTACTTTCGGCATTCAAAGAGTCCTGGCCATGAATATTTCATAGATTCAACTATTATTAAAACTGGAGAGTCTGGTTATCCCTCGGCTATGATTACCTCAGCAATCAATGTGTATGGGAAAATCGTAGGTATCCTGGCTATTTCGATGAATATGTCTGAATATGGGCATGATGTAATTCTAGATAAAAATATAGGAGAAACCGGGTACTCCTATGTAATCGACAAGGATGGAGTCCTTTTTATTCATCCCGATGAAGATAAAATGTTTTTTGATTCTCATAACTGGGAATTTATTAATACTGTTTTTGAATCGGGAGAGAAGGAACTATATTTACCCTACACGTTTGAGGGTATTTCAAAGCAGGGCGCTTTTGTCTGGATGGATGACCCTCAGTGGCTGGTCGTTGTCGGCATTAATGATATTGAAGTCTTTAAGGTCTCCCGGCAGATAACTCTTATTCTAATTGGTCTCCTTTTATCGGCTGATATTCTCCTAATCTTTTTTCTCGCTTTTGTGGTCCGTCGAAAAATTACCAGCCGTCTCCTCCCGGTGGAAATTCTAATGGGAAAGGCCGCCGAAGGGCAGCTGAATGCTAAGGGACAGTGGAAAGGGAGAGATGAAGTGGCTTCTATAACACGGAGTTACAATAGCCTGGTTGATTCCCTGAGCAGTTTTTTTCATGACCTGAATAATCGCATGATGGATATGGATGAGGGCGGGAATGACCTTGCTTCCAATATGGAAGAGACAGCTGCCGCCGTACAGCAGATCAAGGCTAATATTGACAGTTCTATGAAACAGATTCGGGCCCAGGACGAGAGTGTTCATGAAACAGCCAGTGCAGTTTCTCAGGTCGCTTTGAGTATTGAAGCCCTGGATAAATCCCTTAAAAGACAGAGCAAGAGTATTCTCAGTTCATCCAGTTCGGTGGAAGAGTTGATTGCCCAGATAAACACCATCAGTAATTCTACTTCCGAAGCCAGAGCTTGCATGGATGAATTGGTGGGAGCCACCCGCAATGGGTCTGATAAATTGAATCTGGTAAGTTCTCTGGTTAATGAAATACTGGAGAGATCCCATAGACTCGAAGATGCCAATAAGCTGATCTCCGGTATCGCTGCCAGGACGAATCTTTTGGCCATGAATGCCGCTATTGAGGCTGCCCATGCGGGTAGCGCGGGCCAGGGATTTGCGGTCGTTGCTGACGAGATCAGAAAATTGGCAGAGCAGTCTTCTACCCAGTCTAAAGAAGTAAAAACATCCATTGGAGAGATCAATACCAGTATTCTGGATGTGGTTAAGGGGTCTCAGGAATCTGGAAAGTCTTTTGACATTATTCAGGAAAGTATAGGCAGGATGAACCGGATAACCGATGAAATCCGATCCTCAATGGAAGAACAGTCCCAGGGAGGCCAGCAGGTTCTTCAATCCTTGGCCGAAATGCGTCAGATAACTACTGCTGTCATGGAGCAATCCGGAGAAATGTCCCAGGGTAATGATCTGATCAGAGGAGCTGTCGGTTCTTTGGGAGACATCAGTATTCAAGTGATTCAAGCCATGGATGAAATTGATAATGGGATCAGTGAAATCAACCAGTCTATGGTCAATGTGGCTGCTTTGACGGAAAAAAATAAAGATAATATTGAAGCTGTGCGGGCTGATGCTTCTAAATATGAAGTATAATAATGATTCTCTTTCCGGCGGAAAGAACGCTAGACTATTATTTTGAATCGCCCCCTCTTAATACTCCTTTATAGGGCACCTTGATGGACCACATTGCATCTCTTTATCCTGCCTTTATATCAAGGGCTGACAGAAGGAGCTATTGTGAGGTATTTTAGTGTGAGGGAGTATGAGGATGCGCATCGTTGATATTATAATGAAAAAACGCGACGGAGCTGCTCTGACTGAAGAGGAGCTTCGTTTCTTTATTAATGGTTATGTCACTGGAGATATCCCCGAATACCAGGCCAGTGCCTGGCTTATGGCCGTATACTTTCGAGGGATGGATGCCGTCGAAACAGGGCTTTTGACCAGACTCATGATGGAGTCGGGCGTCCTTATGGATCTCAGCGACCTTGCCGGACCTCTTGTAGATAAACATTCCACCGGCGGTGTGGGGGATAAAACCTCCCTCATCCTCGCTCCCCTGGCTGCGGCCTGCGGTGCCCAGGTTCCCATGATGAGCGGTCGCGCCCTGGGACATACCGGAGGCACTCTGGACAAATTGGAGTCGGTCAAAGGCTATACCGTCGATGCCACAGAGGATGATTTGAAGCGGATCATCGCTAGAGCCGGGTATGCCCTTATCGGTCAGACCGCCCAGGTCGTTCCTGCAGACAGAAAAATGTATGCTCTTCGGGATGTTACAGCCACGGTGGAATCTATTCCATTGATTACGGCTAGTATTCTGAGTAAGAAGCTGGCCGAAGGAGCCCAATCTCTTGTCTTTGATGTAAAATGCGGTTCTGGGGCCTTTATGAAAACATTACAGAATGCAGAGATCCTTGCCGAATCTCTTGTGAAAACAGGACAAGCCATGGGGCGGAAGGTCATCGCTCTCATCACGGCCATGGAAGAACCCCTGGGCCGGATGGTGGGAAATTTTCTGGAAGTGGAAGAATCCTGGAATTGCCTCCAAGGAGGAGGACCTGACGATTTGATGGAAGTGACCTTGGCACTCTGCTCCAAAATGCTTTTGACCTCTGGTCTCTGCAAAGGTTCTGATGAGGCCATGGATCTATGCCTGCAAAAAATCAAAAGTGGAGAAGGAGCTGACCGGTTCCGGGAAAACATGATTGCCCAGGGAGCCGACTGGCAGTGGTTTTTAGACCATGTCGGAACGTGGCGAGCCCCTGTCAAAGTAGAATTCAAGGCTCCCCGGCAGGGAATCATTCATGAAATCAATGCCTACAAGGTGGGCATGTGCGCCCTGGGGTTGGGAGTGGGACGAAATAAGGCAGATGATCCTGTGCAGCCCCATACGGGATTGCACTTTTTAAAGAAAAGGGGTGAGTCGGTGGCAAAGGGAGATCTTCTTTGCGAAGTCTTTGCCCTGAATGATCAGGATGCCCGTCAGGCTCTGGCCTCTCTGGAGGAGGCTTTTCGCATATCCCCAGACCCAATGACTCCAGAAGCTCTTATTCTGAAAGAAGTCGGAGAACTCTAATAAATTAGTATGAAATGGACAAAAAAAGATATTGAAGGCGGCAAAGTCCGCCAACTCGCTGAAAGAACCGGAATGGATTTGCTTCAGGCATCCATCCTCTTGCGGAGAGGAGTGGATCTCGATAAAAGCCGATTTTTCCTGGAGGATGATTTTCGTTACCTCCATAACCCTTTTCTTTTCAGGCATATGGCTGATGTGGTGGATCGAATCCAGATGGCCGCCGAAGAGGAAGAACGTGTTCTGATCTGCGGCGACCGGGATGTGGATGGAATCACCTCGACAATCCTCCTTTATGAAGCCCTTCTGGATTCTGGAATTGAGGCCGAATGGAGAGTCCCTATCGGGGAAGATGCCTACGGACTGAATCCTGAGCTTATCAAAGATTTTGCCTCTCGAGACGGAACTCTGATTTTCTGTGTGGATTGCGGAATCTCGGATTTTGAGGAGATCTCTCTGGCGGGTGAACTGGGAATCGATGTGGTTGTTCTGGATCACCACAATCCTAGAGGGGGCAAACTCCCAGAAGCCCTTTGCATCGTCAATCCCAAGGTCCAGGAGGATTCTTATCCCTTTGAAGGATTGGCGGGCTGTGCCGTTGTATCTAAACTCATCTGGGCTCTTTGCTTTGCAAGAACCGAGCTCTACGGTCATGAGTACTGCTTCTTCTACATCAATGAAGAAAAGGGACAGCTGGAAATATATAAGTATGTCAATTTGGTAGAAGTCAGCCGGAAGTTTTACCCCCTGGACCAGGAAATTCCCCTGGAGGAACTCTCCGAATCCCTGCGGGGCTGGCCTCTGTTCAGCTATGATCTCTCCTCGCAGAAGCAAACTCTGGATCAAATTTTCGGTAAGGCGGCAGAACTTCATATTACTGACATAGCCGATCAGGTCTGTAGAGACTTTCCTAGTTTGCAAGGACTGAGTTTTCAAATTCTCCGGGATAAAAGCAGACTGGCCCGGTACTCTCTTCAGGCTCCTGATAATGGGGATGCCTTCCTTCATCTATTTTCAGGGCTGATGCTTAAACGCTATCAGGGGGCCTTTGAGCCCTTTGAAAAGGCTCTGGATCTAGTAGCCTTGGGCACTTTGGCGGATCTTATGCCTCTGGAAGATGAAAACCGTGTTCTTGTTAAAAGAGGAATGGAGCTTTTGGGCAAGGCCGTCAGACCGGGCCTTCGTGAACTCTTTATACGGCAGAGATTGCTGGGGAAGCCTCTTGAAACGAATGATGTTTCTTGGATGGTCTCCCCCTGGATCAACTCTTCGGGGAGGATGGGTCAGGCTGATAAGGCTGTAGAACTGTTTATAACAGAAGATGAAGCTATCAGGACTCGTCTGGCCGACGCACTTCATGACTTGAACCAGGAGCGGAAAAAGCTGGGAGATTCCCTTTGGGACGACGCTGTGGAAGAAGCAAGAACCAGTCAGGAAGGCTTGCATAATAAGTTGACCATGGTCCGGTCCCGGCAAATACCCCGGGGGATCACAGGCATCCTAGCCGCGAAGATGGTGAACACATTTTCGGTCCCTTCTTTGATCCTGTCCCGCCAGGAAGATGGAAGTCTCTCCGGGTCTATCCGCAGTCCTCGGGGCTGTTCTATTCAATCCCTGCTGCATGCCCATGCAGATCTCTTTATCGATTTTGGAGGACATGACTGTGCCGCCGGTTTCAGCATGGAGGGCTCAAATGAAGAGGCCTTTGTAAGACGGCTCGGTGAGTTCTGTAAGACCTGGAAACCCGAAATATCAGAAGATATTCCCGAAGTTGATGCCGAAATCCCAGTTGAATACTTGAATCCTGAGCTCTGGGAGATGGTCAGCCGCTTAGGCCCCTATGGCGAAGGATTCAGGCCCTTACTCTTTTTTAGCCGGAACCTCCTGATTGAAAAATCGGAGCTCATTGGCAAGGAGCCTCAGAACCATCTGAAATTCCTTTTATCATCTGAAACGGCCAAATTCCCGGCGCTCTACTGGAATGGCGCGGAAAATTTCAAAGATTATATGAGTCCTGACAACAGGGTGAATCTGCTGTATCATGTAAGCCGGAACTATTATATGAATCGGGAATCCCTGCAGATCACAGTCATCGATATGGAGCCAGCCAATTGAGAAAAATACTGATTATACCCTGCCTGTTCTTTTTATATTTTACTCTGGGAACTCTTCATGCCCAGAGCCTTCTCTCCACATCCCAGGCCTTTCCCGGTGATATTCTAACGGTCGTGGTCAATGAGGGAGACGTGGATGATGAAATACTCTTCATGTTGAAGGATGAAAAAGGAAATGTATGTTCCAACGCCCCCGGTCTCACCTTTGAAATGGAGGGGATCTCCGGACCCAATTTTATAGGACTCATGGGCCTTTCTTCGGATCTAGACCCCGGTAATTACCTCCTCCGGGCCGAGATCAGGAATTCCAAGGGGCTGGCCGTGTATGAGCGTCCGGTTCTGATTAGGACCCGGGACTTCAAATCGGAAGACATACCCCTGAATTATGACATGACCACACTGAGGACTGATGATTCCGCCGAGAAAAGAGATCAATCCCGTCGCTTGTGGGCTCTTTTGAACAGACGATCCGATGGAGCTGTACATCCTGTGGGTGTCTTTTTACCCCCCGTAAAGGAGTTCATACTGACCTCCTGGTACGGTGACAGAAGGAACTATCTATATACAGACGGCAATACGGCGGCCTCTCTTCACACTGGCCTGGATATGGCCGCAGCAACTGGTTCCGAAATTATGGCACCCCTTGATGGCACTGTTGTCATGGCAGAAGAGAGAATCCTTACGGGAGGGACCGTCGTCCTCGAACATCTGCCTGGCGTCTATTCCTTGTATTATCATATGGATCGGATCGATGTCAAAATAGGCGATAGTCTATCTCAGGGCGAACTGTTGGGGACTGTGGGTGCAACAGGGCTTGTGACAGGGCCTCATCTGCATTGGGAACTCAGGGTAAATACAATTCCTGTTAACCCGGAGAGATATCTTTCGCATCCACTTATTGACAAAGATGGAATATTAACCATAATAGACGATACTAAAGAAAAAGGGAGGTGATTCAATATCGCCAACATAAGAATTAGTGATGACGAGCCCCTGGAAAAAGCTATCAAACGGTTCAAGCGTATGGTGGAAAAAGAAGGTATTATCCGAGAATGGAAAAAACGGGAATACTTCGAAAAACCTTCCACTATCAAAAACCGGAAGAAAAAAGCCATGATCAGAAAACAGGCTAAGAAACTCAGAAAAACTGAGACAACCCGGAGATAATCACTTCAAACAAACAGAGGTTCATATGAACCTCTTTTTTTTGTCTATTTTCAAATACCCTCTTTGATTCCCAAAACATTCCACTCATGCTAGAATGCCCCATGATTCAGTGGATACAGTATGTCATAATCATAATAGCTGTTGGTGCCCTGGCCTTTGCGGCCTCTGTCTACCGTATCAGAAGAAACAGGGAGAAGCAGAAGAATCTCTCTTTGAACAGCACCCTTCAGGTCTTAATCAACCAGGATCAATATGAATATTTTCTCATTGATGTCCGTTCTGAAGCAGAGTATAAAAAGGGGCATATTCCCACAGCCATCAATGTTCCCTATGGTCATTTGGGGTCCTTTCTTCCAACGGATAATCTGTTCACAAATATGGTTGTTTATGGGCGGTCTCCTCTTCAGTCCAGCCGTGCGGCTGCCATCCTCAGTGATTCAGGGTATTTCAATGTGACCAGTTTTGGACCTGTCTTTAAATGGAGGGGGCCTGTCACCCGAGAAAGTAAAGACAATAAACCCTCAACAAAAGAAAAGAAGATCCTCTAAGCCCATTATGGGGCCTCTCTTCGTAAACAATCCTGTTCTCTGCCTTAAAATATGATTATATTGATAAGATAGGAGAACAAAATACATGTCAAAAACGAATGATCCTTCGGGATATAAACTCATCAGCATTGATGATCTCGATGAATACCGAGGTCGTGGTTACCTCTTTGAACATATAAAAACCGCTTGTCAAATTTATCATGTCCATAATGATGATGAGGAAAATTTGTTTTCCTTCAATTTTAGGACTCCTCCTTCAAACAGCAGCGGTGTTGCCCATATTTTAGAGCATTCCGTACTTTGCGGTTCCAAAAAATTCCCGGTGAAAGATCCCTTCCTTTCCATGATGAAGGGCAGTGTTAATACATTTTTAAATGCCATGACTTATCCGGATAAGACCCTTTATCCCGCCGCCAGTGTTCTTGAAAAGGATTTTTTCAACCTTATGGATGTCTACGGAGATGCCGTTTTCTTTCCCAATCTGAATGAAGAAGTGTTCAGGCAGGAAGGGCACCGTCTTGAGTGGGACGATCAGGGAAACCTTGTCCGTACAGGCATCGTTTACAACGAAATGAAAGGAAACTACTCCTCCCAGGAAGGCATTGCCAGTGAGTGGTCTATCCGCTCTCTTTTTCCGGATAATCCCTATGGTGTAGACTCCGGTGGAGAGCCTGAGAGCATTCCAACCCTCAGTTATGAGCAGTTTGTCAATTTTCATAAGACCTGGTACCACCCTTCAAACTGTAAAATATTTTTGTATGGAAATATCCCATCGGAGAAAATATTAAGCTTTTTAGATGACCGTTTTTTGAGTGAATTTGATAAAAAGCAGATTGACTCTTCAGTGGCCATTCAAAAAACCTGGTCTGCTCCCCGAACATTAGAAAAGACCTGGCCTTTGGGTGAGGGGGACAGCAGTGAGGGGAAGAGCACCATTTCAATGAACTGGAAGATCTTTGCAGCAGATGATCCCGTCCGCTCTTTGAGCATGTCTATCCTGACGGAGATGCTCATGGGGAATGCCGGTGCTCCCCTCTATAAAGCACTGCTGGAATCGGGTCTGGGAGAAGACCTGTCTCCCGTAAGCGGTGTGGATTTTGATTTGAACGAAGCTGTTTTTACAGTAGCCCTCAGGGGAACAGATCCCTCCAAGGCTGAGTCCTTTCGGGACCTGGTTTTTGCCGCACTGACCGAGTTGAGTCAGGCCGGATTTGATGATGTATTGAAAGAAAGTTGTATGCGTCTTGTTGAGTTCCGGGCCAGAGAAGTGAAGGGCGGCGGTCCTTTCGGGATCAGGCTTCTTAGAAAGATCATGAAAGGATGGAATTACGACAGGAATCCAGGAGCGTCCCTGCGTTTTGCACCGGTTATGGAGGAAGTCAGAGAGAAGGCCAAGACAAAGGGCTACTTCGAATCAATTTTGAAGCAGTGGATTCTCGAGAATCCCCACTGGACCCTGGTGACTGTAAAACCCGATAAACAGATGGCTAAAAAGCAGGAAGCCGCCCTAAAAGAAGAGTTGAAGATTCTTCAAGACTCCATGAGTCGGGAAGAACGGAAAATCCTGGATGAAAAGAATGAATCTCTCAAGATTTTTCAGGAGTCGGAAGATGAGGGTGGGGTGCCCTTTCTTCAAAGGAGTGATATCCCAGTCAAGGTGAATTCTCTGGCATATGAATCCAGTGAGCTTGGGCCTGCCAGGCTGTTGAAGCAGGGAGTCTTTACAAATGGGATTCTGTACAACGACATGGCCTTTTCACTGTCTCATTTGGATGAAAATCTCTATCCGTTTTTACCCCTGTTTACAAAACTCCTTTCCGG of Oceanispirochaeta crateris contains these proteins:
- the recJ gene encoding single-stranded-DNA-specific exonuclease RecJ, encoding MKWTKKDIEGGKVRQLAERTGMDLLQASILLRRGVDLDKSRFFLEDDFRYLHNPFLFRHMADVVDRIQMAAEEEERVLICGDRDVDGITSTILLYEALLDSGIEAEWRVPIGEDAYGLNPELIKDFASRDGTLIFCVDCGISDFEEISLAGELGIDVVVLDHHNPRGGKLPEALCIVNPKVQEDSYPFEGLAGCAVVSKLIWALCFARTELYGHEYCFFYINEEKGQLEIYKYVNLVEVSRKFYPLDQEIPLEELSESLRGWPLFSYDLSSQKQTLDQIFGKAAELHITDIADQVCRDFPSLQGLSFQILRDKSRLARYSLQAPDNGDAFLHLFSGLMLKRYQGAFEPFEKALDLVALGTLADLMPLEDENRVLVKRGMELLGKAVRPGLRELFIRQRLLGKPLETNDVSWMVSPWINSSGRMGQADKAVELFITEDEAIRTRLADALHDLNQERKKLGDSLWDDAVEEARTSQEGLHNKLTMVRSRQIPRGITGILAAKMVNTFSVPSLILSRQEDGSLSGSIRSPRGCSIQSLLHAHADLFIDFGGHDCAAGFSMEGSNEEAFVRRLGEFCKTWKPEISEDIPEVDAEIPVEYLNPELWEMVSRLGPYGEGFRPLLFFSRNLLIEKSELIGKEPQNHLKFLLSSETAKFPALYWNGAENFKDYMSPDNRVNLLYHVSRNYYMNRESLQITVIDMEPAN
- a CDS encoding M23 family metallopeptidase, with translation MRKILIIPCLFFLYFTLGTLHAQSLLSTSQAFPGDILTVVVNEGDVDDEILFMLKDEKGNVCSNAPGLTFEMEGISGPNFIGLMGLSSDLDPGNYLLRAEIRNSKGLAVYERPVLIRTRDFKSEDIPLNYDMTTLRTDDSAEKRDQSRRLWALLNRRSDGAVHPVGVFLPPVKEFILTSWYGDRRNYLYTDGNTAASLHTGLDMAAATGSEIMAPLDGTVVMAEERILTGGTVVLEHLPGVYSLYYHMDRIDVKIGDSLSQGELLGTVGATGLVTGPHLHWELRVNTIPVNPERYLSHPLIDKDGILTIIDDTKEKGR
- a CDS encoding insulinase family protein — encoded protein: MSKTNDPSGYKLISIDDLDEYRGRGYLFEHIKTACQIYHVHNDDEENLFSFNFRTPPSNSSGVAHILEHSVLCGSKKFPVKDPFLSMMKGSVNTFLNAMTYPDKTLYPAASVLEKDFFNLMDVYGDAVFFPNLNEEVFRQEGHRLEWDDQGNLVRTGIVYNEMKGNYSSQEGIASEWSIRSLFPDNPYGVDSGGEPESIPTLSYEQFVNFHKTWYHPSNCKIFLYGNIPSEKILSFLDDRFLSEFDKKQIDSSVAIQKTWSAPRTLEKTWPLGEGDSSEGKSTISMNWKIFAADDPVRSLSMSILTEMLMGNAGAPLYKALLESGLGEDLSPVSGVDFDLNEAVFTVALRGTDPSKAESFRDLVFAALTELSQAGFDDVLKESCMRLVEFRAREVKGGGPFGIRLLRKIMKGWNYDRNPGASLRFAPVMEEVREKAKTKGYFESILKQWILENPHWTLVTVKPDKQMAKKQEAALKEELKILQDSMSREERKILDEKNESLKIFQESEDEGGVPFLQRSDIPVKVNSLAYESSELGPARLLKQGVFTNGILYNDMAFSLSHLDENLYPFLPLFTKLLSGTGLPGVGYEVITRDLSMKTGGFGVSVEAGHKVGDGALDKPESFLYIRLKMLEGQRQEALDLALSLLLHADFDNHTRLEQILVELWNDLKSSLIPGGHSYVILRSNSRFSSSALLEDRMFGIAQLQFLESLVGQKHRIVEVASLMKEIRSQIFALSNLTLSLTMDDSVLVESGTVMAEFWKNNLPSKPSGESIGSSLPQDLALSTPAVPLSQAEGLGIPASVGFVGKALRGASLQDKKASSQILLSHLLKTGPLWEKIRMKGGAYGAFSLHSGLDQVFTFATYRDPEVENSLDAFKESLQEFSEFQDEGELEKSLISVVGKEMKPQSPSEKSIIVLKRHLYQISDELRQKKRDDLMNCRASDLQEACRDLLDHWDEDSVTVMSHSDKLDKASARWPGLKEFRIDLPQ
- a CDS encoding rhodanese-like domain-containing protein; amino-acid sequence: MIQWIQYVIIIIAVGALAFAASVYRIRRNREKQKNLSLNSTLQVLINQDQYEYFLIDVRSEAEYKKGHIPTAINVPYGHLGSFLPTDNLFTNMVVYGRSPLQSSRAAAILSDSGYFNVTSFGPVFKWRGPVTRESKDNKPSTKEKKIL
- the rpsU gene encoding 30S ribosomal protein S21 yields the protein MANIRISDDEPLEKAIKRFKRMVEKEGIIREWKKREYFEKPSTIKNRKKKAMIRKQAKKLRKTETTRR